One window from the genome of Amycolatopsis sp. NBC_01480 encodes:
- a CDS encoding RluA family pseudouridine synthase: MSARMLPVPDGLDGMRVDAGLAKLLGLSRTVVAELAAAGEVLLDGQPAGKSDRLSAGGLLEVTLPEPANPVEVVAEAVEGMRILHDDDDIVVISKPVGVAVHPSPGWTGPTVVGGLAAAGLRIATSGAAERQGVVHRLDAGTTGVMVVAKSEHAYTVLKRAFKERTVDKGYHAVVQGHPDPTRGTIDAPIDRHPRHDYKFAVVAGGRPSVTHYEVVEAFRAASLAHVKLETGRTHQIRVHFSALRHQCVGDLTYGADPVLARKLGLTRQWLHARTLGFAHPADGRWVEFEAEYPDDLAHALQLLRDEN, encoded by the coding sequence GTGAGCGCCCGGATGCTGCCCGTCCCGGACGGGCTCGACGGGATGCGCGTGGACGCCGGGCTGGCCAAGCTGCTCGGCCTCTCGCGCACGGTCGTCGCGGAGCTCGCGGCGGCCGGTGAGGTGCTGCTGGACGGCCAGCCGGCCGGCAAGTCCGACCGGCTCTCGGCCGGCGGCCTGCTGGAGGTCACGCTGCCCGAGCCGGCGAACCCGGTCGAGGTTGTCGCCGAGGCGGTCGAGGGCATGCGGATCCTGCATGACGACGACGACATCGTGGTGATCTCCAAGCCGGTCGGCGTCGCCGTGCACCCGAGCCCGGGCTGGACCGGCCCGACGGTGGTCGGCGGGCTGGCCGCCGCGGGGCTGCGGATCGCGACGTCGGGCGCCGCCGAGCGCCAGGGCGTCGTGCACCGCCTCGACGCGGGCACCACGGGTGTGATGGTGGTGGCCAAGAGCGAGCACGCGTACACCGTGCTCAAGCGCGCGTTCAAGGAGCGCACCGTCGACAAGGGTTATCACGCCGTGGTCCAGGGCCACCCGGACCCGACGCGCGGCACCATCGACGCCCCGATCGACCGCCACCCCCGCCACGACTACAAGTTCGCCGTGGTCGCGGGCGGCCGCCCGAGCGTGACCCACTACGAGGTGGTGGAGGCGTTCCGCGCCGCTTCGCTGGCCCACGTGAAGCTGGAAACCGGCCGGACGCACCAGATCCGCGTGCACTTCTCCGCGCTGCGCCACCAGTGCGTCGGCGATCTGACGTACGGCGCGGACCCGGTGCTCGCGCGCAAGCTCGGCCTGACCCGCCAGTGGCTGCACGCCCGCACACTCGGCTTCGCACACCCGGCCGACGGCCGCTGGGTGGAGTTCGAGGCCGAGTACCCGGACGACCTGGCCCACGCCCTGCAACTGCTGCGCGACGAGAACTAA
- the lspA gene encoding signal peptidase II: MSTEPSSSEHDVAKPAEAPEPAPAEAVAPPEPEAEPAAAPLPKRRVGLVFAVAVVIWVIDLVTKNLVAANLEGKEPVRILGGLIYLQVIRNPGAAFSMATGMTWVLALVAAAVVVAIIWLSRRLRSIGWAIGLGLVLAGALGNLTDRIFRAPGPLRGHVVDFISAFAPNGEGFAIFNIADSAICCGGVLIVLLSLLGKDYDGTSTRTKKEESA, translated from the coding sequence GTGAGCACCGAGCCCTCCTCCTCTGAACACGACGTCGCGAAGCCTGCCGAGGCCCCCGAACCGGCTCCGGCCGAGGCCGTGGCGCCGCCGGAACCCGAGGCCGAGCCGGCCGCCGCCCCGCTGCCCAAGCGCCGGGTCGGGCTGGTGTTCGCCGTCGCCGTGGTGATCTGGGTGATCGACCTGGTGACGAAGAACCTGGTCGCGGCGAACCTGGAGGGCAAGGAGCCGGTCCGCATCCTCGGCGGGCTGATCTACCTGCAGGTGATCCGGAACCCGGGCGCCGCGTTCTCCATGGCCACCGGCATGACCTGGGTGCTCGCGCTGGTCGCGGCGGCCGTGGTGGTCGCGATCATCTGGCTGTCGCGGCGGCTGCGCTCGATCGGCTGGGCGATCGGGCTCGGCCTGGTGCTCGCGGGCGCGCTCGGCAACCTGACCGACCGCATCTTCCGCGCCCCCGGCCCGCTGCGCGGCCACGTCGTCGACTTCATCTCGGCGTTCGCCCCGAACGGCGAGGGCTTCGCGATCTTCAACATCGCCGACTCGGCCATCTGCTGCGGCGGGGTGCTGATCGTCCTGCTGTCGCTGCTCGGCAAGGACTACGACGGCACCTCCACCCGGACCAAGAAAGAGGAGTCCGCGTGA
- a CDS encoding penicillin-binding transpeptidase domain-containing protein, with translation MSPAGKRGVLIGGAVAVVAIVVAAVVLLSGGSPAPAASSPGQAPASDVVQAPDPTSAADQYLKALSSSDTDGASRLTDDPSGSAAVLRDAWATLKPTGMQAKLGTVGAPAGDKASAAYTMTWTLGAGHVWSYDGSFDVVRSGPEWRVHWTPAALQPKLQAGQRLVVATSSGDEPAVVDRDGKPILTSGPGGTRMADGAAFPLLQTALTGQVRATSSDAFAVERVDTSGKNLETLFGKTTSGTPALKSTLSVAVESAAQTAVDGFGGKALIVAIQPSTGGVLAVAQNAAAGTGPSALSGLYAPGSTFKIATATAALEAGIATPDASLPCPLTARIGTRTISNEGFDLGTVPMHRAFAKSCNTTFGTLASQLPADGLAKAASQFGLNADFDIPGVATETGKVVAAAGADEQVEDGIGQGTVQVSPFGEALMAATVAAGKAVTPSLWSDPDLATKVSTRYTAPPASVLASVRTMMREVVTGGTATGLSRSGTVFGKTGTAQFGSGAEAHGWFTGYRGDVAFVVFLEGANDSGPAVTLGAKFLAGVK, from the coding sequence GTGAGTCCTGCGGGCAAAAGAGGCGTGCTGATCGGCGGCGCCGTCGCGGTGGTCGCGATCGTGGTGGCAGCGGTGGTCCTGCTCAGCGGCGGGAGCCCGGCTCCGGCAGCGTCCTCACCAGGACAGGCTCCGGCCTCGGACGTGGTGCAGGCGCCCGATCCGACCTCGGCGGCGGACCAGTACCTGAAGGCGCTGTCCTCGAGCGACACCGACGGCGCGAGCCGGCTGACCGACGACCCGTCCGGCTCGGCCGCCGTCCTGCGCGACGCCTGGGCCACGTTGAAGCCGACCGGGATGCAGGCCAAGCTCGGCACGGTCGGCGCGCCCGCGGGGGACAAGGCGTCCGCCGCGTACACCATGACCTGGACGCTCGGCGCCGGCCACGTGTGGTCCTACGACGGTTCGTTCGACGTCGTGCGGTCCGGCCCGGAATGGCGGGTGCACTGGACGCCCGCGGCCCTCCAGCCGAAGCTGCAGGCCGGGCAGCGCCTGGTCGTCGCGACCTCGTCGGGGGACGAGCCCGCGGTGGTCGACCGCGACGGCAAGCCGATCCTGACGAGCGGCCCCGGCGGCACCCGGATGGCCGACGGAGCGGCGTTCCCGCTGCTCCAGACGGCGCTGACCGGGCAGGTCCGCGCCACCTCCTCGGACGCGTTCGCGGTCGAGCGGGTGGACACGTCGGGCAAGAACCTGGAGACGCTGTTCGGCAAGACCACCAGCGGGACGCCGGCGCTGAAGTCCACGCTGAGCGTCGCGGTCGAGTCGGCGGCGCAGACGGCCGTGGACGGCTTCGGCGGCAAGGCCCTGATCGTGGCGATCCAGCCGTCGACCGGCGGGGTGCTGGCGGTGGCGCAGAACGCCGCGGCCGGGACCGGGCCGTCGGCGCTGAGCGGGCTGTACGCGCCCGGCTCGACGTTCAAGATCGCGACGGCGACGGCCGCGCTGGAGGCCGGGATCGCCACCCCGGACGCGTCGCTGCCGTGCCCGCTGACCGCGCGGATCGGCACCCGGACCATCTCCAACGAGGGCTTCGACCTGGGCACGGTGCCGATGCACCGGGCGTTCGCGAAGTCGTGCAACACCACGTTCGGGACCCTGGCGTCGCAGCTGCCTGCCGACGGGCTGGCGAAGGCGGCCAGCCAGTTCGGCCTGAACGCGGACTTCGACATCCCGGGCGTCGCCACCGAAACCGGCAAGGTGGTCGCGGCCGCGGGCGCCGACGAGCAGGTCGAGGACGGCATCGGGCAGGGCACGGTGCAGGTCAGCCCGTTCGGCGAGGCGCTGATGGCCGCGACGGTGGCGGCGGGCAAGGCCGTGACGCCGAGCCTGTGGTCGGACCCGGACCTGGCGACCAAGGTGTCGACGCGTTACACCGCGCCGCCCGCTAGCGTGCTGGCTTCGGTGCGCACGATGATGCGGGAGGTGGTCACCGGTGGCACCGCGACCGGGTTGTCCCGCTCCGGCACCGTCTTCGGCAAGACCGGCACCGCCCAGTTCGGCTCCGGCGCCGAGGCCCACGGCTGGTTCACCGGCTACCGCGGCGACGTCGCCTTCGTGGTTTTCCTGGAGGGCGCCAACGATTCCGGCCCCGCGGTCACGCTGGGCGCGAAGTTCCTGGCCGGGGTGAAGTAG
- a CDS encoding DUF885 domain-containing protein, with protein MTVVTDLAGEFVDELFAVEPLTAALLGVRPDAPGLDDPSAEAEAAHRGRLVALLERARAAEGAGLSGEDRVTREVLVHSIEGRLDLIDSHFTEFTVSDLFVAPAAGLLSSLPMVSVAGGASAEAHLGRLAAIPAYLRAIAERHRAGIAAGRVPVERLVRGAIAHLDRYLAEPAGDPLLRQPAPDEEFETRREALLRDVVHPAFREYRDFLEAEVVQHGRPDDKVGVSWLPGGDEIYARLARLHTTTARGPQDLHDTGLAVIAGQAEQYRELGARVFGTRELPEVFDRLRNDPKLRWSSAGELLDTARSAITRAAAESPNWFGRIPEQPWTVEAVPEDSAPGAPPAYYMLPAADGSRPGTYFANTYEATERFRHTAEATAFHEAIPGHHFQLSTALGLTDLPLLRRIGDFTAYTEGWGLYTERLADEMGLYSDDVALLGMLTLESMRAGRLVVDTGLHALGWSRQQAIDYLVQNTPMAPVEIEAEVDRYIAYPGQALAYMVGRLEIQRIRAAAQARLGSRFDVRAFHDVVLSGGAMPLSVLDGVVAEWVAGHGDTVNGLADELLELEFEREPLERTIYGLPGDHDKLGDPSLTGTQRYRAAYDAIATRAEAIDRAGLSSAEVVTRDVVITRARGVIDSLDSRLSGFAVSDGFSSPALYLLMILAELKPDDEEKARGHLTRLGAVGDYLDALIEAQRATMAEGLVPPDFLVRIGISYVDRYLQADTDPLRVTPVVEIEGFAEERDRLIAEVVRPAFARYRAFLADDVLPLAKSETEPGLGHLPGGQEKYQGLIRAETTTERTPQDLHDTGLRVAEELAAEYRELGGRMFGTQDLAEIFERLRSDPELRWRNGEELLDSARAAVARAEAVAPEWFFRVPEAKCVVVPVPEAEAASGTIAYYLPPSFDGSRPGTYYANTYEASSRPRFTSEAIAFHEAVPGHHFQLSFVQELTGLPMLQRVVPFTAYQEGWGLYAERLADEMGLYLDDITRLGMLTQDSMRAGRLVVDTGLHALGWTRQQAIDYLVENTPMAKLEIEAEVDRYVANPGQALGYMVGRLEIQRVRAEAERALGADFDIREFHNVVLGNGNLPLSTLDDLVTQWVSARVAR; from the coding sequence ATGACCGTGGTCACTGATCTCGCCGGCGAGTTCGTCGACGAGTTGTTCGCTGTCGAGCCGCTGACGGCGGCGTTGCTGGGCGTCCGGCCGGACGCGCCGGGGCTCGACGATCCGAGCGCCGAGGCCGAGGCCGCTCATCGCGGGCGGCTGGTGGCGTTGCTGGAGCGGGCGCGCGCGGCCGAGGGCGCGGGCTTGTCCGGCGAGGACCGCGTGACGCGTGAGGTCCTGGTGCACTCCATCGAGGGCCGACTGGACCTGATCGACAGCCACTTCACCGAGTTCACCGTCAGCGACCTGTTCGTCGCGCCCGCGGCGGGGCTGCTGTCGTCATTGCCGATGGTCTCCGTTGCGGGCGGGGCGTCGGCGGAGGCGCACCTCGGGCGGCTCGCCGCCATCCCGGCGTACCTGCGCGCGATCGCCGAACGGCACCGGGCCGGGATCGCGGCCGGGCGCGTCCCGGTCGAGCGGCTGGTGCGCGGCGCCATCGCCCACCTGGACCGCTACCTCGCCGAGCCCGCGGGCGACCCGCTGCTGCGCCAGCCCGCGCCGGACGAGGAGTTCGAAACCCGCCGCGAGGCGCTGCTGCGCGATGTCGTGCACCCGGCTTTCCGGGAGTACCGCGACTTCCTCGAGGCCGAAGTCGTGCAGCACGGGCGCCCGGACGACAAGGTCGGCGTCTCCTGGCTGCCCGGCGGCGACGAGATCTACGCCCGCCTCGCCCGCCTGCACACCACCACCGCCCGCGGCCCCCAGGACCTGCACGACACCGGCCTCGCCGTGATCGCGGGTCAGGCCGAGCAGTACCGCGAACTCGGCGCGCGCGTGTTCGGCACGCGGGAGCTGCCCGAGGTCTTCGACCGGCTGCGCAACGACCCGAAGCTGCGCTGGTCCAGCGCCGGCGAGCTGCTCGACACCGCCCGCTCTGCGATCACCCGCGCCGCCGCCGAATCCCCGAACTGGTTCGGCCGGATCCCGGAGCAGCCGTGGACGGTCGAGGCAGTGCCGGAGGACTCCGCGCCCGGCGCGCCGCCCGCGTACTACATGCTGCCCGCCGCCGACGGCTCCCGGCCGGGCACCTATTTCGCCAACACCTACGAAGCCACCGAGCGCTTCCGCCACACCGCCGAGGCCACGGCGTTCCACGAAGCGATCCCGGGCCACCACTTCCAGCTGAGCACCGCGCTGGGCCTGACCGACCTGCCGCTGCTGCGCCGGATCGGCGACTTCACCGCGTACACCGAGGGCTGGGGCCTCTACACCGAGCGCCTCGCCGACGAAATGGGCCTGTACTCCGACGACGTCGCCCTGCTCGGCATGCTCACGCTGGAGTCGATGCGGGCCGGGCGGCTGGTCGTCGACACCGGTCTGCACGCGCTGGGCTGGAGCCGGCAGCAGGCCATCGACTACCTGGTCCAGAACACGCCGATGGCGCCCGTCGAGATCGAGGCCGAGGTCGACCGGTACATCGCCTATCCCGGGCAGGCGCTCGCGTACATGGTGGGGCGGCTGGAGATCCAGCGCATCCGCGCCGCCGCGCAGGCCCGCCTCGGGAGCCGGTTCGACGTGCGCGCGTTCCACGACGTCGTGCTCTCCGGCGGCGCCATGCCGCTTTCGGTGCTGGACGGCGTGGTCGCCGAGTGGGTGGCCGGGCACGGCGACACCGTCAACGGGCTGGCCGACGAGCTGCTGGAGCTGGAATTCGAGCGCGAGCCGCTCGAGCGCACTATCTACGGCCTGCCCGGTGACCACGACAAGCTCGGTGACCCCAGCCTCACCGGCACGCAGCGGTACCGCGCCGCCTACGACGCCATCGCCACGCGTGCCGAGGCGATCGACCGCGCCGGCCTGTCGTCCGCCGAGGTCGTGACGCGCGACGTGGTGATCACGCGCGCCCGTGGCGTGATCGACTCGCTCGACTCGCGCCTGTCCGGCTTCGCCGTGAGCGACGGCTTCAGCTCGCCCGCGCTGTACCTGCTGATGATCCTGGCCGAGCTGAAGCCGGACGACGAGGAGAAAGCCCGCGGCCACCTCACGCGCCTCGGCGCGGTCGGCGATTACCTCGACGCCCTGATCGAGGCCCAGCGCGCCACGATGGCCGAAGGCCTGGTGCCGCCGGACTTCCTGGTGCGGATCGGGATCAGCTACGTCGACCGGTACCTCCAGGCCGACACCGATCCGCTGCGCGTCACGCCCGTGGTGGAGATCGAGGGCTTCGCCGAGGAGCGCGACCGCCTGATCGCCGAGGTGGTGCGCCCCGCTTTCGCGCGCTACCGGGCGTTCCTCGCCGACGACGTGCTGCCCCTCGCCAAGTCCGAGACCGAGCCGGGCCTCGGGCACCTGCCCGGCGGACAGGAGAAGTACCAGGGCCTGATCCGCGCCGAGACCACCACCGAGCGCACCCCGCAAGACCTGCACGACACCGGCCTGCGGGTCGCGGAGGAACTGGCGGCGGAGTACCGCGAGCTGGGCGGCAGGATGTTCGGCACCCAGGACCTGGCGGAGATCTTCGAACGACTGCGGTCCGACCCGGAGCTGCGCTGGCGGAACGGCGAGGAGCTGCTCGACAGCGCCCGTGCCGCGGTCGCCCGGGCGGAAGCCGTTGCGCCGGAATGGTTTTTCCGGGTCCCGGAGGCCAAGTGCGTGGTCGTGCCGGTGCCCGAGGCCGAGGCGGCGAGCGGCACCATCGCCTACTACCTGCCGCCCTCCTTCGACGGCTCGCGTCCGGGCACGTACTACGCCAACACGTACGAGGCGAGTTCGCGGCCGCGGTTCACCAGCGAGGCCATCGCGTTCCACGAAGCCGTGCCGGGGCACCACTTCCAGCTCTCCTTCGTGCAGGAGCTGACCGGCCTGCCGATGCTGCAGCGCGTGGTGCCGTTCACCGCGTACCAGGAGGGCTGGGGCCTCTACGCCGAGCGGCTCGCCGACGAGATGGGCCTCTACCTCGACGACATCACCCGCCTGGGCATGCTCACGCAGGACTCGATGCGGGCCGGGCGGCTGGTCGTCGACACCGGCCTGCACGCGCTGGGCTGGACCCGCCAGCAGGCGATCGACTACCTGGTCGAGAACACGCCGATGGCGAAGCTCGAGATCGAGGCCGAAGTGGACCGTTACGTGGCGAACCCCGGCCAGGCGCTCGGCTACATGGTGGGGCGGCTGGAGATCCAGCGGGTGCGGGCCGAGGCTGAGCGGGCGCTGGGCGCGGACTTCGACATCCGCGAGTTCCACAATGTGGTGCTGGGCAACGGGAACCTCCCGCTGTCCACTTTGGACGATCTGGTGACGCAGTGGGTCTCGGCCCGCGTCGCCCGATAG
- a CDS encoding aminotransferase class V-fold PLP-dependent enzyme → MTLALDRSCTTEATEATEAAETVAPQAIPAVAGASLRVPLVTGGEIGYANLDHAASAPCLDAVRTAVDEFLPWYASVHRGAGFASQVSTRLYERTRDILRRFVDARGTDTVVFTRNTTDSFNLLARSLPQNTSVVVFDTEHHAALLPWRGRNVRRVSLPRTRLAAVSVVDEALADCPQGPRLVVVTGASNVTGELLPVAEIAAVARKHGARIALDAAQLAPHRRISLRELDVDYVALSGHKLYAPFGAGALIGRADWLRAAPPYLAGGGATKLVTEEAVVWNSGPERHEAGSPNTVGVYALGVACEQLAAQWDAVGEHEAELLERLRKGLAGIPGCAELRLFDAPVDRVGTVSFVVDGFEPGWLAAVLSAEYGIGVRDGAFCAHVATKRLIGVAGGEGQQAVRVSLGLGSTAEHVDRLVLALRQIAARGARWQYEKVDGRWAPVGDPRELPPFCS, encoded by the coding sequence ATGACTCTCGCCCTCGATCGCTCCTGCACCACCGAAGCCACCGAAGCCACCGAAGCCGCTGAAACCGTTGCGCCCCAGGCGATCCCGGCTGTCGCCGGGGCGAGCCTGCGGGTGCCGCTGGTGACCGGCGGCGAGATCGGCTACGCGAACCTCGACCACGCCGCCAGCGCGCCCTGCCTGGACGCGGTGCGCACGGCCGTCGACGAGTTCCTGCCCTGGTACGCGAGTGTCCACCGTGGCGCGGGCTTCGCGTCGCAGGTCTCGACGCGGCTGTACGAGCGCACCCGCGACATCCTTCGCCGCTTCGTCGACGCGCGCGGCACCGACACCGTCGTGTTCACGCGCAACACCACGGATTCGTTCAACCTGCTGGCCCGTTCCTTGCCGCAGAACACTTCCGTGGTCGTGTTCGACACCGAGCACCACGCCGCGCTGCTGCCGTGGCGAGGCCGGAACGTCCGCCGCGTCAGCCTCCCGCGCACGCGGCTCGCCGCAGTGTCCGTTGTGGACGAAGCGCTCGCGGACTGCCCGCAGGGCCCGCGGCTGGTGGTGGTGACCGGGGCGTCCAATGTGACCGGTGAGCTGCTCCCGGTGGCCGAGATCGCCGCGGTGGCACGGAAACACGGCGCCCGCATCGCGCTCGACGCGGCCCAGCTCGCGCCGCACCGCCGCATCTCGCTGCGGGAGCTGGACGTGGACTACGTCGCGCTGTCGGGCCACAAGCTGTACGCGCCGTTCGGCGCCGGCGCGCTGATCGGCCGCGCGGACTGGCTGCGCGCCGCCCCGCCGTACCTCGCCGGCGGCGGCGCGACCAAGCTGGTCACCGAGGAGGCCGTGGTCTGGAATTCCGGGCCGGAGCGGCACGAGGCGGGCTCGCCGAACACCGTGGGCGTGTATGCGCTCGGGGTCGCGTGCGAGCAGCTGGCCGCGCAGTGGGACGCCGTCGGCGAGCACGAGGCCGAGCTGCTGGAGCGGCTGCGCAAGGGCCTGGCCGGCATCCCCGGCTGCGCCGAGCTGCGGCTGTTCGACGCGCCGGTCGACCGGGTCGGCACGGTGAGCTTTGTGGTCGACGGCTTCGAGCCCGGCTGGCTCGCCGCGGTGCTTTCGGCCGAGTACGGCATCGGCGTCCGCGACGGCGCCTTCTGCGCGCACGTCGCCACGAAGCGCCTGATCGGCGTGGCCGGCGGCGAAGGGCAGCAGGCCGTGCGCGTCAGCCTCGGCCTCGGCAGCACGGCGGAGCACGTGGACCGCCTGGTGCTTGCTCTCCGTCAGATCGCGGCCCGTGGCGCGCGCTGGCAGTACGAGAAGGTGGACGGCCGCTGGGCGCCCGTCGGGGACCCGCGCGAGCTTCCTCCGTTCTGCTCCTGA
- a CDS encoding potassium/proton antiporter, with amino-acid sequence MDQLPVLLGVGGVVLLASVVAVRVSIRLGFPSLLLYLAIGVVLGESGFGIRFDNPALTQSLGLAALVMILTEGGLTTRWSAVKPSLGRGIVLSTVAVVLSVAITGAALHWLLGLDWRLALLWGAVLASTDAAAVFSVLRSAGVGKRIVGTLELESGINDAPAYIAVVVLASGDTVDWSLPLLVIYELAAGLAIGLLFGWLGAMALRRAALPATGLYPLATVAVCVVAYSSGQLAHASGLLATYVAGLVLGNSKLPHRSDTLSFAEGLGWLAQIGLFVLLGLFASPSRLLETLVPGLVAGAVVLLLARPLSVVLSLLPFRLPWREQAFLSWAGLRGAVPIVLAMIPLSEGVPGAEQLVDAVFVLVIVLTLLQGATLAPFARLLGLAKPAEAHEIEVDAAPLDELGAELLQVRIQKGSKLHGVYISELGLPVGATVSLIVRSGAGFTPQKTSRLQVEDQLLVVTTASVRDAVERRIRAVDRAGRLARWRGEDGR; translated from the coding sequence ATGGACCAGCTTCCCGTGCTTCTGGGAGTCGGCGGGGTGGTGCTGCTCGCGTCCGTCGTCGCGGTGCGCGTCTCGATCCGGCTCGGGTTCCCTTCGCTGCTGCTCTACCTCGCGATCGGCGTGGTGCTGGGCGAATCCGGGTTCGGCATCCGGTTCGACAACCCCGCCCTGACCCAGTCGCTCGGCCTGGCCGCGCTGGTCATGATCCTCACCGAGGGCGGCCTGACCACGCGCTGGTCCGCGGTGAAACCCTCGCTGGGGCGTGGAATCGTACTGTCCACAGTGGCCGTTGTGCTGAGCGTCGCGATCACCGGCGCCGCGCTGCACTGGCTGCTGGGCCTCGACTGGCGGCTCGCGCTGCTGTGGGGCGCGGTGCTCGCGTCGACCGACGCCGCGGCGGTGTTCTCGGTGCTGCGCTCGGCCGGGGTGGGCAAGCGGATCGTCGGCACGCTGGAGCTGGAGTCCGGCATCAACGACGCGCCCGCGTACATCGCCGTGGTCGTGCTCGCGTCCGGGGACACAGTGGACTGGTCGTTGCCGCTGTTGGTAATTTACGAGCTGGCCGCAGGTTTGGCCATCGGCCTGCTGTTCGGCTGGCTGGGCGCGATGGCGCTGCGGCGGGCCGCGTTGCCGGCCACCGGCCTGTACCCGCTGGCGACGGTCGCGGTGTGCGTGGTGGCCTACTCGTCCGGGCAGCTGGCGCACGCTTCGGGCCTGCTCGCCACGTACGTCGCCGGGCTGGTGCTGGGCAATTCCAAGCTGCCGCACCGGTCCGACACGCTCTCGTTCGCCGAAGGGCTCGGCTGGCTCGCGCAGATCGGGCTGTTCGTGCTGCTCGGCCTGTTCGCCTCGCCGAGCCGGCTGCTGGAGACGCTGGTGCCCGGCCTGGTCGCGGGCGCGGTGGTGCTGCTGCTCGCGCGGCCGCTGTCGGTGGTGCTCTCGCTGCTGCCGTTCCGGCTGCCCTGGCGGGAACAGGCGTTCCTGTCCTGGGCCGGGCTGCGCGGGGCGGTGCCGATCGTGCTCGCGATGATCCCGCTGTCCGAGGGCGTGCCGGGCGCCGAACAGCTGGTCGACGCGGTGTTCGTGCTGGTCATCGTGCTGACGCTGCTGCAGGGCGCCACGCTCGCCCCGTTCGCCCGGCTGCTGGGCCTGGCCAAGCCGGCCGAGGCCCACGAGATCGAGGTCGACGCCGCGCCGCTGGACGAGCTGGGCGCCGAGCTGCTCCAGGTGCGCATCCAGAAGGGCTCGAAGCTGCACGGCGTGTACATCTCGGAGCTGGGGTTGCCGGTCGGCGCCACGGTGAGCCTGATCGTCCGATCCGGCGCGGGTTTCACGCCGCAGAAAACGAGCCGCTTGCAGGTGGAGGACCAGCTTCTGGTGGTGACCACCGCGAGTGTCCGCGACGCGGTGGAGCGGCGGATCCGCGCCGTGGACCGGGCCGGGCGCCTGGCCCGCTGGCGCGGCGAAGACGGCCGCTGA
- the fahA gene encoding fumarylacetoacetase, whose amino-acid sequence MTWLDLADDSPFGLDNLPYGVFSRGGGPDRRVGVAVGEHVLDLSAAAGETAAPFAGLLGSGVLNPLLAAGSTTWRAVREQVREWLAEPRYADLIRPHLVPRKEITSHLPFEVADYADFYSSEQHAINAAAILFGAEAALPENWKRLPIGYHGRAGTVVVSGTPVVRPSGQRKPRRDTEPSFGPSRLLDIEAEVGFVVGMPSTMGKPVPVGDFAEHVFGVCLVNDWSARDIQGWESQPLGPFLGKSFATSVSPWIVPLDALEHARVPQPPQDPEPFEYLRGAEPWGLDLALEIRLNGHLVSSPPFATQYWTAAQQLAHLTVNGASLRTGDLYASGTVTGPAKEQRGSFLELSWGGREPFELAGGETRTFMEDGDEVVISATAPGTGGRRIGFGDVRGRVVPG is encoded by the coding sequence GTGACCTGGCTCGACCTCGCCGACGACAGCCCGTTCGGCCTGGACAACCTGCCCTACGGCGTGTTCTCGCGCGGGGGCGGGCCCGATCGGCGGGTCGGCGTCGCGGTGGGGGAGCACGTGCTCGACCTGTCCGCGGCGGCCGGGGAAACCGCGGCGCCGTTCGCGGGACTGCTCGGCAGCGGGGTGCTGAACCCGTTGCTGGCCGCGGGTTCCACCACCTGGCGGGCGGTGCGCGAGCAGGTCCGGGAGTGGCTGGCCGAGCCGCGCTACGCCGACCTGATCCGGCCGCACCTGGTGCCGCGCAAGGAGATCACCAGCCATCTGCCGTTCGAGGTCGCCGACTACGCCGACTTCTACTCGAGCGAGCAGCACGCGATCAACGCCGCCGCGATCCTCTTCGGCGCCGAGGCCGCGCTGCCGGAGAACTGGAAGCGCCTGCCGATCGGCTACCACGGCCGGGCCGGCACCGTGGTGGTGTCCGGCACGCCCGTGGTCCGGCCGAGCGGGCAGCGCAAGCCGCGCCGGGACACCGAGCCTTCGTTCGGGCCGTCGAGGCTGCTGGACATCGAGGCGGAGGTCGGTTTTGTCGTCGGCATGCCGTCCACCATGGGCAAGCCTGTGCCGGTCGGCGACTTCGCCGAGCACGTTTTCGGCGTGTGCCTGGTGAACGACTGGTCCGCGCGCGACATCCAGGGCTGGGAGTCGCAGCCGCTGGGGCCGTTCCTCGGCAAGTCGTTCGCCACCTCGGTGTCGCCGTGGATCGTGCCGCTCGACGCGCTGGAGCACGCCCGCGTGCCGCAGCCGCCGCAGGACCCCGAGCCGTTCGAGTACCTGCGCGGCGCCGAGCCGTGGGGGCTGGACCTGGCGCTGGAGATCCGGCTCAACGGGCACCTGGTGTCCAGCCCGCCGTTCGCCACGCAGTACTGGACCGCGGCGCAGCAGCTGGCGCACCTGACCGTGAACGGCGCGAGCCTGCGCACCGGCGACCTCTACGCCTCGGGCACGGTCACCGGCCCGGCGAAGGAGCAGCGCGGCTCGTTCCTGGAGCTGAGCTGGGGCGGGCGGGAGCCGTTCGAGCTGGCCGGCGGCGAGACACGGACGTTCATGGAGGACGGCGACGAGGTCGTGATCAGCGCGACCGCGCCTGGTACCGGCGGCCGGCGGATCGGTTTCGGCGACGTGCGCGGGCGGGTGGTGCCCGGCTGA